TCTTCCCTTATAGTTTTTGCCGGTGGTTCTCTTCACACAGTGTCGACAAAAAGAAATGTTAAAGCCCTATAAAGTTTGTTTGTGACCTTGTAAACTTGTGTAACATGATTACGCAAAACAAGGCATCACCATTTTTGTTTGTAGTTGTTCATTATATATGGCTTTTAACTCGACTTTGCAGGCTGTATTAACACCGAGCATTAACTGCATTGTGTTTACTATGTTTTTTTATCAGCAATAAATAAACTTTATGATTGAACATGCATGTACATGATGGTTTGTAGGCACCTGCTGTGTATGATAGgtttatactcggcgacaacttttcttggcactgaagggaaagctacggaggtggAGCTTCTGCGCATTTAGCACTACGCGACGTATTCCGCTTTGGCGCGTGTCTCGTAACGctatggaaagtgacgggggcgcatCATCAGGGTTTCTTGTAGACTTGTACGgtgcttagcgtttgaggtgcatgTAAGAAGGTGGGGGACTTTctcgcgcattcaaaaacgcgaagtcacaTCCATTAAACTAAAATAAATTTACTATTTTAAATGGgggagctgcgtcctgtctcaaatagctccactgAAAATAAAGGGAGAACTTCTACATTTCACAGTGAAAATACGGGCGCGGGCACTGTTGTGGAACTACATGCACTGGCGGTAGGATGCCTGCGATTTGGCTCTGCAGCCTTCGCTcgaatgccaagaaaagttttcGCCGAGTACAGTAACTTACAAACTGCGTATGTTTAGATTCCTATATAATGCAACCCGGTCTTGCTAGCAACACCTGTAGGCTAACTTGCTTTCACGACAACTTGATTGAGTGCAAATAAATGTCAAGAAAACATTTCATTGTCCTTCTGTCCAAGCATGTTGCGTGGTGTCGTGTTATTGACTTTACCTCTTGTGTGTATCTTTCATTAAGCAAGTCTGAAAAATGCTTAAACATCTGCAAATTATATCTGTGCATTGCAGGGAAGCCATCCAGGAGGATGAGTCTGGCCTCCTTCAGCCCAGCGTGCTGGACTTTGTCCACAGGGCTAAGCGCAAACAGATGCTGGCGAAGAAAAATGTTCGACTTGGGATGGTCAGTCTCGTACCTGGGCACTTACTTAATGCTCTTTGTTACGCAAGTCGTCTCTCAAGTGTTCTGTGAATGGGCGTGTACATGTTACATTTACTTGTGAAGCAGCGCACTAAGGCAGGGTACCGAAGGAACGAAAAGGACACCGCTGTGCTCCTTTTCAGCTTTGACTTTGTGTGCTGATTCCAAATAAACATGAACTGTCACCAACTTGCCACActttcttgccccccccccccctcgccgtggtctagtggctaaggtgcccggctgctgacccgcaggtcgcgggatcgaatttcagctgcggcggctgcatttccaatggaggcgaaaatgttgtaggcccgtgtgctcagatttgggtgcacgttaaagaaccccaggtagtcaaaatttccggagccctccgctacggcgtctctcataatcatatgatggttttgggacgtttaaccccacatatcaatcaatcaatgccacACTTTCAACGTTAGTGTACAAGTTCTACAATCTGGTTCAAAGTTAGAAGGCAATTGGCTTGGGTGTGATGTAGGAATATGAATGAACGAAATAAGAAGACTGTaagggcatgttttttttttgttagacgcaCCGTAAGGACAAGCAATGAAGCTAAGCAAGTTATAGGGCACTTGGAACACAATGCGTTTGCAGGTTAGTTGGTGTGAATCCATAGTGCTTTTTTTGGGCGGTGTTGTTTCGTACTCAAAAATCAATGTGGATATTCGTGGTCTTTTAACTTTATTATAGTAATCATGATTAGATTGGGaagaaattgaagtggatgaaaaaatacaaCTTGCCGCCGACAGGGAACGAACTAACAACCTTTGGataacgcgtccaatgctctaccaaccacattatggtttttttttttcgttcatctaGTTTTCATAGTGCTATGTCAGCGCTACTCGTAGCCATAACGAGTGTGCTACACTCTATCTTGCCAGCTAGAGTCACAGAGCACGTGAccctcctttgtttttttttgtttttttcattgttgaGCTTGAAACTGACATTACAATACTTGTAGGGGGGTGACCACAAGTTCAATAAAAAGGGTCAATACTGTTTGAAAGTGTAGCCACAAGGTTTTTCAACAACCCCCTTCCCACCATTGAGATAAAATTCTGGCTATCACTTGATACTGTTAAAGGAAAGTTGACAGTTCATTGCAAGTTATGTAGTGTTGCGATTCGTGTAGCTGGGAATTGTAGTTGTGTTTCACATTACTTGCAAGTGTTTGATGTGTATGTGTTGTCCGATTCGTTTTCTCAATAGAGAGAAAGGAATTGGAGCTCAGTCATTTATTTGTCTGGTTGAGTGCATATTTTTTTCACATTGGCTTTGCACAGAAGCTGCCACTTTCTGTCAAATTTAAATAGGCAAGAAATGGCCACTTAAGTCACTTTTACGCAAATGTTTCTGCTTTTTGCATATAACTCTCTGCATTGAAAGTCTACGGTACGGGATGTTTGAGATAGGACTGTCTATTTCCGCTGCCTGGACGCTTGCCTTACTTTTTTAATTTGCACTTTGTACTAGTATATATGCAAAGTATGTACGCATAAAACATCTCCTATGATTTGACTCAATGTTGGTTCATGCTGTTCAGTAGCCTTGCCGTCACACGGAACCTGTGCCTCACAGACTTTTGCACTTTGCTGTACCTTTTCGCGGACAATGCAAGGTAGAAAGAACACtaaatttcttctttttttctcctttgcagATGAGACACTTATACGTAGTTGTTGACTTTTCTGAATCGATGTCCGAGCCGGATCTAAAGCCCACACGCCTCATCTGCACATTGAAGGTACAACATTTGAGTTCATAATAGCAAAGTGCCTGGGTGCACTTTGCTTGGACACTGGAAGTGTTTCTGGCACTGCTAGCGATTTGTTTCTTGGCTGAGAAGAGCCTTACGCTTGCTTCTCTCTGTTGTGTTGTGATGAGCAAGTGTTTCAACCCTATTAAGGAGAAGTACAGGGAAGATTGCATGTGAGTCCACTCTAGCTTCGTTCCCTAATgctagaaatgaaaaaaaagggcaaaagtaaaaagtaaaaatCAATGTCAACTatgagaaaagaagaaacaaataaCTAGAACAAGCTATTGAGTAGAAACTAAATTCATGACAAAATTTGAATACAAGGCCTGTAGCAAAGAGGCTTGATACCGTAACTACTGAGCAGAAGCATGCTTGCGTTTATAGACTTTATAGAAAGCTTACGTATTTCCAGCGTGAAGCCTTACACATTTTCACTTTGTCATAAATGAACTGGCCCCACTATCTTGATATGTTCTTTTGAGCTGTCTTGTACCGAAACGATTTGTGCCGAGCTTCACTGGTTGATGACACAGTATCTTAAGTTTGCATTATGCGTGGGCTGTATGAGCTATGTCACCAGTAAAGAAACACCATAGTTTTTCTTGAAGCAGAGCATTGTTCTTCTACAGTGAAGTAGCTATATTTTTTATAAAGCTGTACTCTGCCAGTGTCTTGCAGTCTGTAGGCTTTGAATCTTGTTGACTACaagagacggtgtgctgtacataGCTGCATCAGTGTACATGTGGAGGATGTGTTTCACTGCCTGAGTAGAACCAAAGATGAGTAAAAATTGCTGACTATACTTGAGCCATAGATCTGATTCCAGGGACTCTTTGAATAACTATCACAGTACTTTCagcatcttttttttgtttgtttgactgTTTTTAGACATAACAAGTTGGCCCAGTATAGCTCTAAAAACTTTTCGCGCAGCTCGCTGTTTCGACACTGCATTTATTCTTCACAGGCGCCACGTTGTGACAATACATTTTAAAATGATGTCTATTGTCACTTTCCCCGCAGATGCTAGAGCTCTTTGTGGAGGAGTTCTTTGACCAAAATCCCATCAGCAACGTTGGTGTTATTTCCACGTGTAACAAGAGGGCACAGAAGATTTGCGAATTAGCAGGTTAGTCCACATGTttggtgtgtatgtgtgtgtgtgtgtcgggggggtggggggggtggAGCTAGATCTTTGTCAATATTGTATTGTTGCTGTTTTAGCTTGTTTTCTTCTGCCGTAAGAAGTCACAGCTATTGAGGCGTTGCTCTGTTGTGTCTGTTAATGTGCAAATTTGGTTAGATTATTGGTAGATTACAGTGCTTCAGATGAACTCTTCTTTGAACTATCATAAATTGCATGTGGTATCAAATTAATTATCTTATTACTGTGTCTCTTTTGAAATACTGTTATTTTCTCAGAACAGTTTTCTTGAATGTTACTGCAGCTAAATATTACAGttgaacctcgatatatcgaacggcgcggcgatcGCGAAACAGTtagatatatccagaattcgatataaaaaaatcacgaaaaaaatgcgtcaacagcttgctgaaaacaaccaacgaaccgttcaagcgtggtgcagtaaatactcacttgaagattcaaacatagtatttattgtgttggtttaaaatattgaaaaagagtagcctgctttttgttggccatggcgtgtttgacgactgcgtcctcaatatagtccaggcgatccataagtgataggccggtgtcttcaatcgcgccgcagtggcggcgcacaagggccaaggcagctacgacctcagctgatgtcgggagcaaGGCatcatcagcgcttgcgggatccacctcagcagagtcttcatttggctgctcagcagtagctgcggcgacaatctccacatccgtgagctccgcgttgtgagctccgccgttcggagttaggcctgtcgcgcaccacagcgcAGGACAgcgctcgcagtgttcgtgtgttcggagttaggcctgtcgcgcaccacagcgcgcgacaggcctaactccgaacgcacggacactgcgagcacaacgaccgatgcctgccggtGCTaagggggaggagcttgcaacaagtgcgcagtgtgccgttgacaccatagagactgcaacgactgcaagctgcaaggctgcggtgCGCTtacgccgctacgttaaagtggcgctctcggcgccatcgatgtgtgcagcattcgtaaacacccgccgctctaccgctactttcgagagttgcgggaaagctcgccgcctgtcaatggagcgcaggcggtttggggtggctgagttcgatatatccattatatgtaaaactttgttcgaaataaaaaatcaataatgcatgcgatttcccgcgtgatataggaaccgttcgatataggcaataattcgatatatctgtgttcgatatattgaggtttgactgtactgCCTAAATGAGTGTCATATCGGCATTTGTAGCTATATATTATAAAGATGGTTTAAACGTGATGCTGTAGTGGCTAACCAATTAAACTTAAGCCACGTGGTTTCCATCTTGCTTGATAGAAGCCTGTTTTCGGTGAATGCACATTACATGTATCTACCAATTCTCGAAAATAACACGGTGAGAATTACTTCTCTCATTATTACTCTATATATTGTTGCTGTTCAAAGTAATTTGTGGTAGGAAAGTAATTAATAGTGAACTTTGACCTAATTCATGGAGACTTGCATACcaagttttctttctttgttttttcatcCCATTTAACAACAGGAAATGTGGGGAAGGTGGTAGAGGCATTACAGGCTTCCAAGACGCAGGTTCCTTCGGGCGAACCCTCTTTGCAGAATTCTCTCGAGCTCGCCGCTGAAGTCCTACGGTATGtgcatatgcatgcatgtattgACTGTTGGTGCTTCTAGCCTAGAAGCTCACTTTAGGACTAGAAGCGTTGTGTTTTATTTACAAGACTATTTTGGCAATACTTGAAACAGGATACGTCAAACTCAGTACAGTAACACCAAAAGTTGACATTGAATAACCTCTGAGAACTCATTGACTATTTGTTTCGTGTTGATTGATGGCTCGCGGTAAGATCATTGCAAATGGGAATTTAAGCAATGTCTCCTCCATAAACGTAAGGACTGCCTCTAATTTAATTGGTGTTGTGTTCTTATGCCAACCCCTGCATACCTTTCTCAGTAAACTAATGTCCCAATAAATGGAACCTATATACCCAGTCCCTTCAGGCTTTTTCATTAAGTTTGTACTATAGTAGAGAAAAGTCCTTTTGCACCATTTTGTGGCAGTTTGGATCACCTTCTAGCAAACAAGGGCCGTGATTTTGCTGTGCTAGTAGTGCCTGAGGCCACATGTTGTAGGTCTACGCTGCCTTTTCTAGAATTTCAAATGTGCAAATAAGAAATAATGCATTCAATCGGGTGACCAGAAAAATTCACTTCTTTCCACGACGTGTCCGGACTTGTGTGGTTGCCCCACATCGCAATGTAACGGCACTACGGGTCCTGCCTCTTGTGTAACCCATCAGCCTCGCTTCAATGTCATATGCAAGTGATCAGTGCTTAACGGTGTGACAACATTCCTGCAGCCACTTACCTGTGCACACCAGTCGGGAAGTGTTGGTAATCATGGGAAGCCTGACTACCTGTGATCCTGGCAACATCCACACCACCATTGAGGTTCGCTATTTTATTCACTAACACCTCTCAGTTGTGGTGGAAAAGGTCGTCGGATATTGTGTAGTAGCTTATAATGTAAGAAAATATGCCAGCTCTGCCCACAGCAATTCGCTACCCTCCGCTCGTAGGGCGGTCTCCTTTCCTGAAGCAGCTTTGGCCTCCTCGCCAGTGCCCCTTTTGATGTCCTGTCATCGCTGATGCGCTCTTCGAAATAGCATGCACTCCCGGTTGCCGCGAATATGTGAACTTCGTGCTTCTCAGCTAACCGCTGTTGTCGTGCTGGCACATGCTCCTGTGAATGGTGTCGGTAGCATTTAACTCTCGTTCAGCCACTTGtcggtggcgctacctataacctgctCGTCTGCTACTCTGCAGCCTTTTGGACAGTGCTGAAGTAGAAATGCCTGCATTCTGTGACGAAATGCTGACATACATGTGACTGCTTTTGCAAACTTAAAGTAAGCTATTCAGTGCGGTCAAGCATTTATTGCCCACTGTTTGATTAATGCGGGAAGCCGTAGACTTCCATAGTGTAGGACAACCTATGTGGTGTCACATACTTTTGATTGCAAGGAATTTCTGAATCacctatattatatatatatccAAATTATTTTGCATTTCTGCATAATAATCACACAATATGAGTGCTTGGTtggtggttggtagaaacatgaCCACAAATGCTGAAGCTAACGTCGGGGAACAGGTGCCCGTAAGTTACATCTCAGGGGCAGAAGGTATGAAGGTGGGCGCTGGAGAGGGGACATGTGGGAAAGTCGGGAGTACAGTAGGGCATGTTATGGGCCATCTTGGCGGGAACGGAGGTGGTGGAACGTTTGGCTGGGTCGCAAACTGTAGCCCAATGCCTGAAGCAAGTCAGGTCATGACGGTAGTCTTCAGCAACGAACTGGCGACCACAAACACGTAAAGCACTTTCGCTTATTGATTCAGCCGTGACTCCGATGTGCTCAGGCCCGTCATTTTGCAAGGCGACAACATGAGGTAATGTGTGTCGCGACTTTTCATTTTTAGTCTGTGCTTTTTCAGCGAAGCACCGCACACTGATGCATGAAAGCCATGGCTAAACAGTGTCGGATCCGTTCGCACAGGTTATTATACTGCCAGGTTTGACACCTTATAATCTGAAACGTCAGTGAGTGCGAGCAGCCGCTGGCAAACTCTCCAGTAATTGTAGATGCTTGTTTGACCGATCGCAGCATTAGTAGTACAATGCATCACAGATTCAACATGTTCACATCACATGTCACTAGGGAGGATGAAAAGACCCGAGAGGGgaagggattgtttcttggaatttgtggcgcGCCTGCGGCTTGTAGCGCTGCCACAAGTGGTATCGTTGATGGCGATggcattctgcacacgatgcACAAGTTTACTTGAATTGTTTGAAGAATTATCGGTGATGGTTTAGGGCCCTTTTAATAAACAAATGCTCTGGTGCATAGAAATAGTGGCCAGTATCTGAATATGGTCAAACATTGTCTTTGGTTTCCAACAGCTTTGTGACTTAGTGAATTGTGAATATTCAGCAAAATACTAAGCTATGAATATTGATGTGGCGGTGttatttcgatggaagcgaaatggtagaggcctgcctggtgtgcgatgtcagtgcacattaaagaacctcagatggtCTGAATTTCCTGACCCCTggcactacagcatctctcataatcatatcggggttttgTGACCTAAAAGCCCATGTATTGAGTTATAAATGCAACCATTCCCGGGGACCACGAACTCATGCAGAAACTTGGAAGTTGCTGTGCATTAAGTAAAATATATGATTTCATGGAAATTTACCAATATGAAAGCACAACACGCACTGTAATATCAAGAAGAGCAGAAGCCATTGAGCTTGAAGATAATTGTGATTGTGCATATGGTTCCACGTAGTCATTTTTAAAGAGAATTTTAGGCCTGTAGTTGCAAGCTGACATGCCCTTTTGCCATATTGCTTTCTAGACCATGCGCAAGTGCAACATTCGTTGCAGTGTCGTCGGCTTGGCTGCTGAAGTTCACGTGTGCTGCAAGCTTACCAAAACCACCGGAGGTACGGTGCCTACatcgaagtgtttttttttttaacctttccTAGCTATATAACTTTCAGTCGATAGGACCAACTGTATGGCGGCTCACTGGCGAAAGAGCATAGGGTTGACCAAGGTTGAAGTGTTTTAATTTGAAATATTTTTGTCTCCTGTACCTCCTTCACTAGATAGCAACGAGAGTCAGTTTGCTCATTTATGAGATAGTCCCATACCTTGTCGCAGGCAGTGCGCACATATTGGGTTAGTATAGCCGGTACTGCTCTTGACAGCATTGCCGTAATGTCAAACTACATCCCAGCTGGTGGATTATCGTGAATTTGATGATTTTTGATGTTAGAGGTTAGAAAGCTTTAGTGTTCTCACGTGGTTCTCACATGCGAATTTCTGGaattaatattttttttattgtactgtATGTACAAGAAGTGATAAAAATTGTCGCACCCTTTCTTTATAGGTACTGTTTTTATTCTGTTCTAAAGTAGATCGAGCTAAGCCAAAGCATCCAATCAGTCATGCGCAATGCTGATGTGAGGAGGTTATTTGTGTTGTTGTGTCTTGTTTAgggaagcttttttttcttcagtttttcTTAAATTTCTTTAatgggtggggggaggggggctgttTCAGTTTGTTTATTTAAAAGCCAAACTTTGGCTATCAACTGAACTCCACAATTATGGAGACCATCAAAAGAATGCAATAGCAATATCTATGAAACGTTGCGAATATTCAGTTGTACAGTTATTTGAGTCAGATAGCTTAAAACAAAGCTGAAAAGCCTTTCATCATTTTTCGATCCATAGTTCCTAAACTATGGGGCCTGACGGAAAACATTGTGAAGTCGGCTGCCTTCTCAATTTTCAattcttttctgtttctttcaGGCATGTACAACGTTATTTTAGATGAGAACCATTTCAAGGACGTTCTTTTCCAGCATGCCATCCCTCCACCTGTCACGGTAAATCAGTCCTGTCCTTTGGCTCATTTGATTTGTGGTCATTGAGTGTGATGGCATGAATACCCTTGGTTAGTTTGGATGTCTAGCTACCCATAAATTTCGAGCGAGCGCCTCCACCTGAACAGAAGGAACCCCTCGAACTCGACCTCCAATTTCACATTTTCATGCAGTTTTTATGCAATCATGCATACTATCCATGCACTGCTGGCCTCCTTGAGTCCCATCTAATGCTGCTGAGTAGCCCGATCTCAAACTCCTGCACCTGAAATTTATTGGCCAGTTTAGATTTTTGTTCCCCCACATAATGTTTATACCTGAAACTTATTACAAAACACTGATGATTACTTTTAAAGCCGTGCATGCAAAAGCATGACCTTCGAGAAATGTTTTCTGTAGTGGCAAATCAGCAAAAGTTGGAGTTGTGCTGTTTCTCATGGGTGTTGCGTGGGCTCATCATTGGAGGTGCTTTCATGCCATCTTTTTCACAGTCTGATTGTGTTGCcatcattttacagcgaaagctgttatgagatcacaactcgagtcacgcgcagttgtccgctgccCCCGCCAGTGTTCAtaaccacatcgcacaaaattagaaaaaaaaaaaaaaaaaaaaaactagcaccagtgacacagtggggctcgaacccgggtctctgctggatgccagcccagtattccaccactgagccacactggtgcttgggacttgttggcaaacttgcctaagggaggcttgatttcgggaaagcaatcacgataatacgacttataaagcattataaaacagcgaaagaactacCAGCCGTCACTCAATTCGAATAGCCTAGCGAGTGGGTTGTTCAatcctccaacccattacaaaagcttgttcttattccgtattaactgtggcacatacccacttcagccgtgattcctcattgtcgtcagccactgcatgaacaattggcacgaaattccttgcaagtgtttagtggataccacgcttctcaggagaatgacaaaaaatatcgtagcaaatgccggcctactaaccGAAAAATTGTATTATTAACGCCCTACTGGGTAtcaagcaaatgtgcttgcagtagttacccaatgagtgttttgaaaggctctgaaaggctgctcttctagctttcgctgtgactgtgctgcgtcttccgcgcaggcctggtgttttttatgAAATGTGTTTGTGAGCGTCATAATGTGGTGGGCCATGAATGAGATCGGCAATACTTTTGAGCAGGCCCATAAGCATCCCGTTCTAGAATTGCATAGATCGAAAAAAACATGAAATGGAAATGATGTTCAGGCAGTTGACGTCAATTTTTAATTCATGCTCTcttgcatccttttttttttctctagggcAATGCAGAGTCATCACTGATCAGAATGGGTAAGGTTACAGCTGTCAATCATCTATCTGCTTGCTATGGGCGTTGCTTATTTGAATGCTAGAacacttttttttgctatttttctCAGGTTTTCCCTACCATCGGACGGAAACTGAGGGCAAGCCATCTCTTTGTTTCTGGTAGGCGTACGATTTCTTCAAAGGGAACTAGTACAGTCGAGAACAATTATAACATAAACAACTTGTGTTAACCAATGTTCATTCTTTTGTTTTAATAGTTCTGCCATTGCACACCGTATTGATGTGATGTCGGCTTTCAAGCTGAGAACTTTGAAGCGTTAGCCATCTTTGCCAACTGCATACAAATTAGTGATTCAAGATAGGGTTCTCGACTTATCACATACAGAAGTCATTCTACTTTGTAGTTTCTTGATCATGTTTCATTTATGCATTACGGTGCATAGTTTTGGTGCATTGCGAGT
The sequence above is drawn from the Rhipicephalus microplus isolate Deutch F79 chromosome 3, USDA_Rmic, whole genome shotgun sequence genome and encodes:
- the Ssl1 gene encoding general transcription factor IIH subunit 2 Ssl1, whose product is MADEEEGKGYRWETEYERTWEAIQEDESGLLQPSVLDFVHRAKRKQMLAKKNVRLGMMRHLYVVVDFSESMSEPDLKPTRLICTLKMLELFVEEFFDQNPISNVGVISTCNKRAQKICELAGNVGKVVEALQASKTQVPSGEPSLQNSLELAAEVLRHLPVHTSREVLVIMGSLTTCDPGNIHTTIETMRKCNIRCSVVGLAAEVHVCCKLTKTTGGMYNVILDENHFKDVLFQHAIPPPVTGNAESSLIRMGFPYHRTETEGKPSLCFCHLDSQNPSDGLSKGGYFCPQCNGKYCSLPVECKVCGLTLVSAPHLARSYHHLFALEPFDEVPRDSLPTDTPVICFSCQLSISDKHVYRCVKCKEDFCLECDLFIHDSLHTCPGCASRLPPPEAPS